A window of the Rhodothermales bacterium genome harbors these coding sequences:
- a CDS encoding glycosyltransferase family 1 protein has translation PLITSTGNGLKEIAGEAAVLVDPREHSAIAAALGHVLQNEDVKTSLGQKGLERSKMYSWEKCANETLDVLENCR, from the coding sequence CCCCTCATTACCTCGACGGGCAACGGTCTGAAAGAGATCGCAGGCGAGGCAGCCGTGCTCGTCGATCCCCGGGAGCATTCGGCGATCGCGGCAGCCCTCGGCCATGTCTTGCAGAACGAAGATGTCAAGACCAGTCTGGGACAAAAGGGTCTCGAACGCTCGAAAATGTATTCGTGGGAAAAATGCGCCAATGAGACGCTGGATGTTCTGGAGAACTGCAGATGA